In the Phycisphaerales bacterium genome, one interval contains:
- a CDS encoding M1 family metallopeptidase gives MKSLLAFILIGITLAAPLACSPKPPMRQPAARPTTTIFTELDLPTPNAIRTMTGHPGPAYWQQQVDYIIDVELEPETNMITGHAQITYVNNSPQQLKYLWIHLEQNLMRQDSLGVRSGRRRVQDFTEGIVIDSLSQNGEALQYAVHDTLGRVELPTPVKANGGRITFDVHWHFEVLDGDTPRFGLEKVEQGKVYEIAQWFPAVAVFNDVYGWNTLPYIGGGEFYTDFGDYKVSITAPREYIVVATGVLQNEDEVFTPQQIERLAKARSSSETIMIRSEEEVSDPASRPSGEGDLTWHFKADDVRTFAWAASDAFIYDACSLDETFISSAYPKEALPLWEDSTQMLRTAIVGYNKQWYPYPYPTATNVSGSEGGMEYPMIIFCRGRSTERGLYGVTTHEIGHNWFPMIVNTDERRHAWMDEGFNTFINYYSFGDWFEGKEGRRGNADSFARKMVRTEMVPLATYPDRSPGRIRGTLFYEKPSVGLVMLREHILGPDRFDPAFREYIETWAFKSPQPADFYRIMENSSGEDLAWFWRGWFMETSMLDQELVDVSSKQQEDGTISTTITVDNLNELVMPADLKMTFADGTTMIRRIPVQAWYLSDRNTQKVNHKSRLISVELDAEKDFPDIDRSNNRWNASHLPVK, from the coding sequence TTGAAGTCACTGCTTGCCTTCATACTCATCGGAATAACACTGGCCGCTCCACTTGCATGCAGCCCAAAACCACCGATGCGGCAACCAGCCGCTCGTCCAACCACGACGATTTTTACAGAGCTCGATCTTCCGACACCCAATGCCATTCGAACCATGACCGGCCATCCTGGTCCTGCTTACTGGCAACAGCAAGTCGATTACATCATTGATGTAGAACTCGAGCCAGAAACCAACATGATTACTGGGCATGCCCAGATCACATACGTCAATAATTCACCGCAACAACTGAAATATCTTTGGATACATCTTGAGCAAAATCTAATGCGCCAAGACAGCCTTGGAGTTCGATCAGGGCGCCGTCGGGTGCAGGACTTCACCGAGGGGATTGTCATCGACTCACTCTCTCAAAACGGCGAAGCGCTGCAATATGCTGTGCATGACACATTGGGCCGGGTGGAACTACCTACTCCCGTAAAAGCAAATGGTGGCCGAATCACATTTGACGTGCATTGGCACTTTGAAGTTCTTGATGGAGACACTCCGCGATTCGGTCTTGAAAAAGTGGAACAAGGGAAGGTCTATGAAATCGCCCAGTGGTTCCCCGCTGTTGCAGTCTTCAATGATGTCTATGGCTGGAATACGTTGCCTTATATCGGTGGCGGTGAGTTTTATACCGACTTCGGAGATTACAAAGTAAGCATTACAGCACCGCGCGAATATATTGTGGTCGCCACTGGTGTACTTCAAAATGAAGATGAAGTTTTTACGCCACAGCAAATTGAACGTCTGGCCAAAGCGCGCAGTTCAAGTGAAACCATCATGATCCGCTCTGAGGAAGAAGTCAGCGATCCAGCTTCTCGACCGAGTGGCGAAGGCGACCTGACATGGCACTTTAAAGCCGATGATGTACGTACCTTTGCATGGGCTGCCTCAGATGCATTTATCTACGACGCATGCAGTCTCGACGAGACTTTTATCTCATCGGCCTATCCCAAAGAGGCGCTACCGCTCTGGGAAGACAGCACCCAGATGCTCCGAACGGCTATTGTTGGCTACAACAAGCAGTGGTACCCCTACCCGTATCCAACCGCTACCAATGTCAGCGGTTCCGAGGGCGGAATGGAGTATCCAATGATCATTTTCTGCCGCGGGCGCAGCACCGAACGTGGACTTTACGGTGTCACCACGCATGAAATTGGGCACAACTGGTTCCCAATGATTGTCAATACTGATGAGCGACGTCATGCATGGATGGATGAAGGCTTCAACACGTTTATTAACTACTACTCCTTTGGGGACTGGTTCGAGGGCAAGGAAGGCCGCCGAGGTAATGCCGACTCTTTTGCACGCAAGATGGTGCGAACTGAAATGGTTCCATTGGCGACCTATCCAGATCGAAGTCCCGGGCGAATCCGCGGCACGCTGTTCTATGAAAAGCCATCAGTTGGACTTGTGATGTTGCGTGAACACATTCTCGGTCCAGATCGCTTTGATCCCGCATTTCGAGAGTACATAGAGACGTGGGCATTCAAGTCACCACAGCCAGCAGATTTTTATCGCATCATGGAAAATAGCTCTGGCGAAGATCTTGCCTGGTTCTGGCGTGGCTGGTTTATGGAAACCAGCATGCTCGATCAGGAACTTGTTGATGTCAGCTCGAAACAACAAGAAGACGGCACGATTTCCACCACGATCACGGTCGATAATTTGAATGAACTGGTGATGCCCGCCGATCTCAAGATGACCTTTGCGGATGGCACCACCATGATCAGACGCATTCCAGTTCAAGCTTGGTATCTTTCAGACAGAAACACCCAAAAGGTGAATCATAAGAGCCGTCTGATTTCCGTCGAACTTGATGCCGAAAAGGACTTCCCAGACATCGACCGCAGTAACAACCGTTGGAATGCCTCACATCTTCCCGTGAAATGA